From Skermanella sp. TT6, a single genomic window includes:
- a CDS encoding L-aspartate oxidase: MASIRDAGTVVVGSGLAGLTAALRLSPRPVTLLTKTGQLAGGSSPYAQGGIAAAIGPGDDPDEHAADTMMAGAGITDALMARLLAAEGADQVRRLLASGMPFDRAVDGTPKLGREAAHGRARIVHAGGDATGRVVVDELAARVRLTPSVTVMTRAFAHELVVRDGRVQGVLARHAEEGWVLHRAENVVLATGGIGSVYLHTTNPAENTGDGLAMAARAGARLGGLEFVQFHPTALAVGDGSGRPLPLLTEALRGAGAVLLDGAGRRFMAAEHPDAELAPRDIVARAVWRRVAAGDRVTLDMRAVLAGEPDHFPTVLGLCAEAGLDPRREPVPVAPAAHYHMGGVATDVAGRTSIAGLHACGEVADTGVHGANRLASNSLLEALVFGDRVARAISAAGPGGPPPPVAVPSLPQVPGGSEAALAPLRHRLRSAMYDRAGLSRDAAGMADGLSRIRDLQAEFDGISGGPAGFEETVAWGELRNLLLVARLVTHAASLRRESRGAHFRADFPEASEALRRRSFLTLADLGRSDALQPDCRQPLKEARHAVPAGL, from the coding sequence ATGGCAAGCATCCGCGATGCCGGGACGGTGGTGGTCGGTTCCGGCCTGGCCGGGCTGACCGCCGCCCTGCGCCTCTCCCCCCGGCCGGTCACGCTGCTGACGAAGACCGGCCAGCTGGCCGGCGGGTCGAGCCCCTATGCCCAGGGCGGCATCGCCGCCGCGATCGGCCCGGGTGACGATCCCGACGAGCATGCCGCCGACACCATGATGGCAGGGGCCGGCATCACCGACGCCCTGATGGCCCGGCTGCTCGCCGCCGAAGGGGCAGACCAGGTCCGCCGCCTGCTGGCGTCCGGCATGCCGTTCGACCGGGCGGTGGACGGAACGCCGAAGCTCGGCCGGGAGGCGGCCCACGGCCGCGCCCGGATCGTCCATGCCGGCGGCGACGCGACCGGCCGCGTCGTGGTCGACGAACTGGCGGCCCGGGTCCGGCTGACGCCCTCCGTCACCGTCATGACCCGGGCCTTCGCCCACGAACTGGTCGTCCGCGACGGGCGGGTCCAGGGCGTGCTCGCCCGCCACGCGGAGGAAGGCTGGGTCCTTCATCGCGCGGAAAACGTGGTGCTGGCGACCGGGGGCATCGGAAGCGTCTATCTGCACACCACCAATCCGGCCGAGAATACCGGCGACGGGCTCGCCATGGCCGCGCGGGCCGGGGCGCGGCTCGGCGGCCTGGAATTCGTGCAGTTCCACCCCACGGCGCTCGCCGTCGGCGACGGCTCCGGCCGACCGCTGCCGCTGCTGACCGAAGCCCTGCGCGGGGCGGGGGCCGTGCTGCTCGACGGAGCCGGCCGGCGCTTCATGGCGGCGGAGCACCCCGACGCCGAACTGGCGCCGCGCGACATCGTCGCCCGCGCCGTCTGGCGCCGCGTCGCTGCGGGCGACCGGGTCACCTTGGACATGCGCGCCGTCCTCGCCGGAGAGCCGGACCATTTCCCGACCGTGCTGGGCCTGTGCGCCGAAGCCGGGCTCGATCCCCGGCGCGAGCCGGTCCCGGTCGCGCCGGCCGCCCACTACCACATGGGCGGCGTGGCGACAGACGTGGCGGGCAGGACCAGCATCGCGGGCCTCCATGCCTGCGGCGAAGTCGCCGATACCGGGGTCCACGGGGCAAACCGGCTGGCCAGCAACTCGCTGCTGGAAGCGCTCGTGTTCGGGGATCGGGTCGCGCGGGCCATTTCGGCTGCCGGTCCGGGAGGTCCGCCTCCGCCGGTCGCGGTGCCCTCGCTTCCCCAGGTTCCCGGCGGGTCCGAAGCCGCTCTCGCCCCGCTGCGCCACCGGTTGCGGAGCGCGATGTACGACCGGGCCGGCCTGTCCCGCGATGCCGCGGGTATGGCCGACGGTCTCTCCCGTATCCGCGATCTCCAGGCGGAGTTCGACGGGATTTCCGGCGGTCCGGCCGGTTTCGAGGAGACCGTCGCCTGGGGCGAGCTGCGCAACCTGCTGCTGGTCGCCCGGCTGGTCACCCATGCGGCGAGCCTGCGGCGGGAAAGCCGGGGTGCCCATTTCCGCGCCGACTTCCCCGAGGCTTCCGAGGCGCTGCGGCGCCGGAGCTTCCTCACCCTGGCCGATCTCGGCCGGTCCGATGCTCTCCAGCCTGATTGCCGCCAGCCCCTGAAGGAGGCCCGCCATGCCGTACCCGCTGGTCTATGA
- the nadA gene encoding quinolinate synthase NadA, giving the protein MSAAAQLAYTPDVAEATAPIFERLSRVVPAVEWPFHAPLVHAINTLKRERNAVVLAHNYQTPEIFHGVADIVGDSLALARQAASVDADVIVMAGVHFMAETAKLLNPGKLVLMPDMSAGCSLADSITGADVRLLRQRYPGVPVVTYVNTSAEVKAESDICCTSGNAVQVVESLGVDRVLFLPDEYLAKYVATQTKVEIIAWKGHCEVHERFTGDQLREYRARFDGLTIIAHPECPPDVLEAADFVGSTAHMIDYVGKRRPARVLMVTECSMSDNVAAGLPDVEFIRPCNLCPHMKRITLSNILESLASLEPRVEIDPAVADRARLAVERMIAVGR; this is encoded by the coding sequence ATGTCCGCAGCCGCCCAACTCGCCTATACGCCCGACGTCGCCGAGGCCACCGCTCCGATCTTCGAGCGCCTGAGTCGCGTCGTTCCCGCGGTCGAGTGGCCGTTCCATGCGCCGCTGGTCCATGCCATCAACACCCTGAAGCGGGAGCGCAACGCCGTCGTCCTGGCGCACAACTACCAGACGCCGGAGATCTTCCACGGCGTGGCGGACATCGTCGGCGACAGCCTCGCCCTGGCGCGGCAGGCGGCCTCCGTAGACGCCGACGTCATCGTCATGGCCGGCGTGCACTTCATGGCGGAGACGGCGAAGCTGCTGAATCCGGGCAAGCTGGTCCTGATGCCCGACATGTCGGCCGGATGCTCGCTGGCCGACAGCATCACCGGGGCCGACGTCCGCCTGCTGAGGCAGAGATATCCCGGCGTCCCGGTCGTCACCTACGTGAACACCTCGGCCGAGGTGAAGGCCGAGTCCGATATCTGCTGCACCTCCGGCAACGCGGTGCAGGTGGTGGAGAGCCTGGGCGTCGACCGAGTGCTGTTCCTGCCGGACGAGTATCTCGCGAAGTATGTCGCCACCCAGACGAAGGTCGAGATCATCGCCTGGAAGGGCCACTGCGAGGTCCACGAGCGCTTCACCGGCGACCAACTCCGCGAGTACCGGGCGCGGTTCGACGGGCTGACCATCATCGCCCATCCGGAATGCCCGCCCGACGTGCTGGAAGCCGCCGACTTCGTCGGCTCCACCGCCCATATGATCGACTATGTCGGGAAGCGGCGCCCGGCCCGGGTCCTGATGGTCACGGAATGCTCCATGAGCGACAACGTCGCGGCCGGCCTGCCGGACGTGGAGTTCATCCGACCCTGCAACCTGTGCCCGCACATGAAGCGCATCACCCTGTCGAACATCCTGGAGAGCCTCGCCTCGCTGGAGCCGCGGGTCGAGATCGATCCCGCCGTCGCCGACCGCGCGCGCCTCGCGGTCGAGCGCATGATCGCCGTCGGCCGGTGA
- a CDS encoding NUDIX hydrolase, translating to MNATVVGLTAVVVAVTGETPRILVVRTPPPAAAEGVPAPHRDALPFGPFEPGRHRTLESALRSRVERQTGLPLRYVEQLYTFGDRYRDHGELAGGPRVVSVGYLALVREAPLSGAGEAEWRDWYEFLPWEDWRGGRPPLVDRVIRPALRRWIGAAPEEAETARRAERVGLSFGPEADDAAWDFERALERYELLYEAGLLVEAQRDRDAIRAAGLDDPVAMRGAETPRALGKPMASDNRRILASALGRLRGKLKYRPLVFELLPPTFTLFRLQQVVEALSGVGLHKQNFRRLVIAGGLVEPTGQVESRTGGRPAELFRFRRDVLRERASPGVGVPAVRVAD from the coding sequence ATGAATGCCACCGTGGTCGGACTGACGGCCGTCGTGGTCGCCGTGACGGGCGAGACGCCGCGCATCCTGGTCGTGCGGACCCCGCCGCCCGCGGCGGCGGAAGGCGTGCCGGCGCCCCACCGCGACGCCCTGCCGTTCGGCCCTTTCGAACCCGGGCGGCACCGCACGCTGGAAAGCGCCCTGCGCAGCCGGGTCGAGCGGCAGACCGGGCTGCCGCTCCGCTATGTCGAGCAGCTCTACACCTTCGGCGACCGCTACCGCGACCACGGCGAACTGGCCGGCGGCCCCCGCGTGGTGTCGGTCGGGTACCTGGCCCTGGTGCGGGAAGCGCCGCTGTCCGGCGCCGGCGAGGCGGAATGGCGCGACTGGTACGAGTTCCTCCCCTGGGAGGATTGGCGCGGCGGCCGCCCGCCGCTGGTCGACCGGGTGATCCGCCCGGCGTTGCGGCGCTGGATCGGCGCGGCGCCCGAGGAGGCCGAGACCGCCCGCCGCGCCGAGCGGGTCGGCCTGAGCTTCGGGCCGGAGGCGGACGACGCCGCCTGGGATTTCGAGCGCGCCCTGGAGCGGTACGAGCTCCTCTACGAGGCGGGGCTGCTGGTCGAGGCGCAGCGCGACCGCGACGCGATCCGGGCCGCCGGGCTGGACGATCCGGTCGCGATGCGCGGCGCCGAGACTCCCAGGGCGCTGGGCAAGCCGATGGCGTCCGACAACCGGCGCATCCTGGCATCCGCCCTCGGCCGCCTGCGCGGCAAGCTGAAATACCGGCCGCTGGTGTTCGAGCTGCTGCCGCCGACCTTCACCCTGTTCCGGCTGCAGCAGGTGGTCGAGGCGCTGTCCGGCGTCGGGCTCCACAAGCAGAACTTCCGCCGGCTGGTGATCGCCGGCGGCCTCGTCGAGCCCACGGGACAGGTGGAAAGCCGGACCGGCGGAAGGCCCGCGGAGCTGTTCCGTTTCCGGCGCGACGTGCTTCGCGAGCGCGCCTCGCCGGGCGTGGGGGTGCCGGCCGTCCGGGTGGCCGACTGA
- a CDS encoding tartrate dehydrogenase codes for MAKYRIAVIPGDGIGKEVMPEGIRVLDTVAARFGIEFEWDHLDWSCDRYHSAGGMMPADGLDRIRNHDAIYLGAVGWPTVPDHVSLWELLIPIRRNFQQYVNLRPVRLFDGVPCPLAGRPEIDFWIVRENNEGEYSEIGGRLYPGTDAEMAVQENVFTRRGTDRVLRYAFELARSRPEKHLTSATKSNGIIHTMPFWDERFKAMGEAYPDVRTDQYHIDILTAHFVRNPSRFDVVVGSNLFGDILSDLGPAVTGTIGIAPSANINPERDFPSMFEPVHGSAPDIAGKGIANPIGQIWSGAMMLDHLGHPDAGKAIVGAIEKVLVRPDLLTPDMGGKATTAGLGQAVADAL; via the coding sequence ATGGCGAAGTACAGGATTGCCGTGATCCCCGGGGACGGCATCGGCAAGGAGGTGATGCCGGAAGGCATCCGGGTGCTCGACACCGTGGCCGCCCGGTTCGGGATCGAGTTCGAGTGGGACCACCTGGACTGGAGCTGCGACCGATACCACAGCGCCGGCGGCATGATGCCCGCCGATGGGCTGGACCGGATCAGGAACCATGACGCGATCTATCTGGGCGCCGTCGGCTGGCCGACGGTGCCGGACCATGTCTCGCTGTGGGAACTGCTGATCCCGATCCGGCGCAACTTCCAGCAATATGTGAACCTCCGCCCGGTGCGCCTGTTCGACGGGGTCCCCTGCCCGCTCGCCGGCCGGCCGGAGATCGATTTCTGGATCGTGCGGGAGAACAACGAGGGCGAATATTCCGAGATCGGCGGGCGTCTCTATCCCGGGACCGACGCCGAGATGGCGGTCCAGGAGAACGTCTTCACCCGGCGCGGAACCGACCGCGTGCTGCGCTACGCCTTCGAGCTGGCCCGCTCCCGGCCGGAGAAGCACCTGACCTCCGCGACCAAGTCCAACGGCATCATCCATACGATGCCGTTCTGGGACGAACGCTTCAAGGCGATGGGCGAGGCCTATCCCGACGTCCGCACCGACCAGTACCACATCGACATCCTGACCGCCCATTTCGTCCGCAACCCGTCGCGATTCGACGTGGTGGTCGGCAGCAACCTGTTCGGCGACATCCTGTCCGACCTGGGGCCGGCGGTCACCGGCACCATCGGCATCGCGCCGTCGGCCAACATCAACCCGGAACGGGACTTCCCGTCGATGTTCGAGCCGGTCCACGGCTCCGCCCCCGACATCGCGGGCAAGGGCATCGCCAACCCGATCGGGCAGATCTGGTCCGGGGCCATGATGCTGGACCATTTGGGCCATCCCGATGCGGGGAAGGCTATCGTCGGGGCGATCGAGAAGGTCCTGGTCCGGCCCGACCTGCTGACGCCCGACATGGGCGGCAAAGCCACGACCGCCGGGTTGGGCCAAGCGGTCGCGGACGCGCTCTGA
- a CDS encoding mechanosensitive ion channel domain-containing protein, with translation MGLSVQMRQSLSVWFRRPQHLLRTAFVLLLLCLSPVPAGAQATAPEFKAALAGWQASLDKAAARLARGDLNETEYQALRTELSSLFDAARGAASAAVAEQGVNRQLADALGTPPAEGAPPEAPAVAADRQRLSKIIGELDGRARQAELIATRADILMRTATDKRMQQFTDALFQRGPLPLERETWNSLPVQADYLRDRVVQAVAATAADPAWRDRGIELAAAFLVALGVAWPLRRWLLRRFGHRPVATHPSYRQRVVAMAVEAVGRCLMTVLPTVAVAVALHHLIGGDVRTLPLQALISAAAGGLAFFLFFSGLARAILAPDHSVWQLTGLEPASARALVHRITLFAGGLAVAGGAVVLQSRMLSPPELQAVTGFAAMLLATAALMFLLPGRLWRTVPPVQEPVQPPPADAAAEAPAAAGGSWVHLRFLGGAVALAALGASAAGYHNLSVYVGMLSLAAVAVGGLLLLARGVAREMLTMVMEREQGPVAELRRLLVRSERGVQAADWCGRVAIDFALITLAAAILLPLSGIDWSELRSLFDTFMRGVTIGGVRLAPADIIAAILLFSAAVMVTRYIQRTLDVRVLQRLQIDRGVQNSIKTGIGYFGFMVAMLVAIGALGLDLSNLALIAGALSVGIGFGLQNVVSNFVSGLILLVERPIKVGDWVVVGDKEGVVKRISVRATEIQTFQRASVIIPNSELVSSAVVNWTFKDKFGRIDIKVGVEYGSDLKLVRETLLACANAHPRVARMPGPMVVFRDFGQSSLDFELRCFIPDVDFFLSTASDLRFAIAEAFERNGIAIPFNQQVMHIPQLDGLRDLIERRGAPAAPSAAPPAPRLETIT, from the coding sequence ATGGGTTTATCGGTCCAGATGCGCCAATCGCTTTCCGTGTGGTTCCGCCGCCCGCAGCATCTTCTGCGGACGGCCTTCGTCCTGTTGCTTCTGTGTCTCTCGCCGGTTCCGGCCGGCGCGCAGGCCACGGCCCCCGAATTCAAGGCGGCCTTGGCCGGCTGGCAGGCATCTCTCGACAAGGCCGCGGCGCGGCTGGCGCGCGGCGATCTCAATGAGACCGAATACCAAGCCTTGCGCACGGAGCTGTCGTCGCTGTTCGACGCGGCGCGGGGGGCTGCGTCGGCCGCCGTCGCCGAGCAGGGGGTCAACCGGCAGCTCGCCGACGCCCTGGGGACTCCGCCGGCCGAAGGGGCGCCGCCCGAGGCGCCGGCGGTCGCCGCCGACCGCCAGCGGCTTTCGAAGATCATCGGCGAACTGGACGGGCGGGCCCGGCAGGCCGAGCTGATCGCCACGCGCGCCGACATCCTGATGCGGACCGCCACCGACAAGCGGATGCAGCAATTCACCGACGCGCTGTTCCAGCGCGGTCCCTTGCCCCTGGAGCGGGAGACCTGGAACAGCCTGCCGGTCCAGGCCGACTACCTGCGCGACCGCGTGGTCCAGGCGGTCGCCGCGACCGCCGCCGATCCGGCCTGGCGCGACCGGGGCATCGAACTGGCCGCCGCCTTCCTGGTGGCGCTGGGGGTCGCGTGGCCGCTTCGGCGCTGGCTGCTGCGGCGGTTCGGGCACCGGCCCGTGGCGACCCATCCCAGCTACCGGCAGAGGGTCGTCGCGATGGCGGTGGAAGCCGTCGGGCGCTGCCTGATGACGGTACTGCCGACCGTGGCGGTGGCGGTGGCGCTCCATCACCTCATCGGCGGCGACGTCCGGACCCTGCCGTTGCAGGCGCTGATCAGTGCCGCGGCCGGCGGGCTGGCGTTCTTCCTGTTCTTTTCCGGGCTGGCGCGGGCGATCCTGGCGCCGGACCATTCCGTGTGGCAGCTGACCGGGCTGGAACCCGCCTCGGCGCGGGCTCTGGTCCACCGCATCACCCTGTTCGCCGGCGGGCTCGCCGTGGCCGGCGGCGCGGTCGTGCTCCAGAGCCGCATGCTGTCCCCGCCGGAACTCCAGGCGGTCACCGGCTTCGCCGCCATGCTGCTGGCGACGGCGGCGCTGATGTTCCTGCTGCCCGGCCGGCTGTGGCGGACCGTGCCGCCGGTGCAGGAGCCGGTCCAGCCGCCGCCGGCCGACGCGGCGGCGGAAGCGCCGGCAGCCGCCGGGGGCTCCTGGGTGCATCTGCGCTTCCTCGGCGGCGCCGTGGCCCTGGCGGCGCTCGGCGCCTCGGCGGCGGGCTACCATAACCTGTCGGTCTATGTCGGCATGCTGTCGCTCGCCGCCGTGGCGGTCGGCGGGCTGCTCCTGCTGGCGCGCGGCGTGGCGCGCGAAATGCTGACGATGGTGATGGAACGCGAGCAGGGGCCGGTCGCCGAGTTGCGCCGGCTGCTGGTCCGGTCCGAGCGGGGTGTCCAGGCGGCGGACTGGTGCGGCAGGGTCGCGATCGATTTCGCGCTGATCACCCTGGCGGCGGCGATCCTGCTGCCGCTCAGCGGCATCGACTGGTCCGAACTGCGCAGCCTGTTCGACACCTTCATGAGGGGCGTCACGATCGGCGGCGTCCGGCTGGCGCCGGCCGACATCATCGCCGCCATCCTGCTGTTCAGCGCCGCGGTCATGGTCACCCGCTACATCCAGCGGACGCTGGACGTCCGGGTGCTCCAGCGGCTCCAGATCGACCGGGGCGTCCAGAACTCGATCAAGACCGGCATCGGCTATTTCGGCTTCATGGTGGCCATGCTGGTGGCGATCGGGGCGCTCGGGCTCGACCTGTCCAACCTGGCGCTGATCGCCGGCGCACTGTCTGTCGGCATCGGCTTCGGCCTGCAGAACGTCGTCAGCAACTTCGTCTCCGGCCTGATCCTGCTGGTCGAGCGGCCGATCAAGGTCGGCGACTGGGTCGTGGTCGGCGACAAGGAAGGCGTGGTCAAGCGCATCAGCGTGCGCGCGACCGAGATCCAGACGTTCCAGCGCGCCTCGGTGATCATCCCGAATTCCGAGCTGGTGTCGTCGGCGGTGGTCAACTGGACCTTCAAGGACAAGTTCGGCCGGATCGACATCAAGGTCGGCGTCGAGTACGGCTCTGACCTGAAGCTGGTCCGGGAGACCCTGCTGGCCTGCGCGAACGCCCATCCCCGCGTGGCCCGGATGCCCGGCCCCATGGTGGTGTTCCGCGACTTCGGCCAGAGCTCCCTGGATTTCGAACTGCGCTGCTTCATCCCGGACGTGGATTTCTTCCTGTCCACCGCCAGCGACCTGCGGTTCGCCATCGCCGAGGCTTTCGAGCGCAACGGCATCGCGATCCCGTTCAACCAGCAGGTCATGCATATCCCCCAGCTCGACGGGCTGCGCGACCTGATCGAGCGCCGGGGCGCCCCGGCGGCACCCTCCGCGGCACCTCCCGCGCCGCGGCTGGAGACCATTACGTAG
- a CDS encoding LuxR C-terminal-related transcriptional regulator, with amino-acid sequence MTEHDTILIEPNRLFREGIKHLLAGSPFRLVSEYASIEQAVAGEAPAAKLVIVDYPVDADETLSDLRAGFPDTRIVVLASELSADRLKAAMGAGADGYLLKDVSPEALIQSLQLVLIGEKVFPTNLASLLLSQIAPQAPQGSWRGLSGREREILQHLVMGASNKLIANKLGITEATVKVHLKTLLRKIDVNNRTQAAIWAMNNGITPDQSMSGDVPATRRLQAVPA; translated from the coding sequence ATGACCGAACACGACACCATTCTGATCGAGCCGAACCGTTTGTTCCGCGAGGGTATCAAGCATCTCCTGGCAGGTAGCCCCTTTCGTCTCGTGAGCGAGTACGCCTCGATCGAGCAGGCCGTGGCCGGCGAGGCCCCCGCGGCCAAGCTGGTGATCGTGGACTACCCCGTCGATGCCGACGAGACCCTGTCCGACCTGCGTGCCGGCTTCCCGGACACGCGCATCGTCGTCCTTGCGTCCGAACTGTCCGCCGACCGCCTCAAGGCCGCCATGGGCGCCGGGGCCGACGGCTACCTGCTGAAGGACGTGTCGCCGGAAGCGCTGATCCAGTCGCTCCAGCTCGTCCTGATCGGGGAGAAGGTGTTCCCGACCAACCTCGCCAGCCTGCTGCTGAGCCAGATCGCCCCGCAGGCACCGCAGGGCTCCTGGCGCGGGCTTTCCGGCCGCGAGCGGGAGATCCTCCAGCACCTGGTGATGGGCGCCAGCAACAAGCTGATCGCCAACAAGCTCGGCATCACGGAAGCGACGGTCAAGGTCCACCTGAAGACGCTGCTGCGCAAGATCGACGTCAACAACCGCACCCAAGCCGCGATCTGGGCGATGAACAACGGCATCACGCCGGACCAGTCCATGTCTGGCGACGTCCCGGCCACGCGCCGTCTTCAGGCCGTTCCGGCCTGA
- a CDS encoding cell wall hydrolase — protein sequence MPIPEWTPLLTVIQMISAIASWHPQAAAVDRNDALCLARNIYFEARGESSRGQYAVASVTLNRVREKRWPDGICGVVYQSKQFSWTISRPMSRPTVIDDRTAWQRAAEVAVLSLVGLAPDYSRGATHYVAPKRLRRMPVWTASMTVSHRIDGHVFFSERRGRSAPASGAAGPRRNAPRPVALPVPVVASAEEDGKAGDSSPAATAATAEETIRVDRPGALPVLPAVTVEAALALDSERTEAHGPHRQGNRHPKPQPWSWSHLAGTAADRRVRSGARRVPGDRERPRKP from the coding sequence ATGCCGATACCCGAGTGGACACCCCTGCTCACCGTGATCCAGATGATCTCGGCAATCGCCTCATGGCACCCCCAGGCCGCGGCGGTCGACCGGAACGATGCGCTGTGCCTGGCCCGGAACATCTATTTCGAAGCGCGCGGCGAAAGCTCGCGCGGCCAGTACGCGGTCGCCTCCGTGACCCTCAACCGGGTGCGGGAGAAGCGCTGGCCGGACGGCATCTGCGGCGTGGTCTATCAGAGCAAGCAGTTCTCCTGGACCATCTCCCGCCCGATGTCGCGGCCGACCGTGATCGACGACCGCACCGCATGGCAGCGCGCGGCGGAGGTCGCCGTGCTGTCGCTGGTCGGCCTGGCCCCCGACTATAGCCGCGGGGCGACACACTATGTCGCACCCAAACGGCTGCGCCGCATGCCGGTCTGGACCGCCTCCATGACGGTCAGCCATCGCATCGACGGCCACGTTTTCTTCTCGGAACGGCGCGGCAGGAGCGCCCCGGCAAGCGGAGCCGCCGGCCCGCGCCGGAACGCCCCGCGTCCGGTCGCCCTCCCGGTTCCCGTCGTGGCGTCGGCCGAAGAGGATGGAAAAGCCGGCGACTCGAGCCCCGCCGCGACGGCCGCAACGGCGGAGGAAACCATTCGCGTCGATCGCCCCGGCGCGCTCCCCGTTCTGCCTGCGGTCACCGTGGAGGCGGCGCTGGCGCTCGACTCGGAGCGGACGGAAGCCCACGGTCCGCACCGGCAAGGCAACCGCCATCCTAAACCCCAGCCCTGGAGTTGGAGCCATCTCGCCGGCACCGCCGCCGACCGCCGCGTCCGTTCGGGGGCCCGCCGCGTGCCAGGGGATCGCGAACGTCCTCGAAAGCCGTGA
- a CDS encoding HEAT repeat domain-containing protein — protein sequence MKRISKPRAGRLKKRVDTGQGDLFAQGQGTPVSADPPPVPAAETPPPRPIGDWPTGHLLDALNLHLHAEPPAHPSLIATIDELAKRREPEAARHLITTCRRFAAFDQQQPAPEVVAALDALARIGPPSAAVPLIDLIRRGLFGPASTAAALDCFGALRCRPAADLIRPNLEHPHPRVRQSACGLAAALDRRDDASLLAPLLNDPDRGVAKAARLALGELGHAPAREPLEELLDRATPIDIPRVARALVAVADDDTPVKLARAADRCDEEGRCAIVAALGAMEQPGAVTQLIRLSRDTRPAVRLAVIEALSNHEDKRIPAALGTLSHDADPAVRDAAEAALRSFDASPDW from the coding sequence GTGAAACGAATCTCCAAACCCAGGGCCGGCCGGTTGAAGAAGCGCGTCGATACCGGCCAGGGCGATCTTTTCGCGCAAGGGCAGGGGACTCCGGTTTCCGCCGATCCGCCGCCCGTCCCGGCGGCGGAAACGCCGCCCCCGCGCCCCATCGGGGATTGGCCGACGGGTCATCTGCTGGACGCCCTGAACCTTCATCTCCACGCCGAGCCGCCCGCGCATCCGTCCCTCATCGCCACCATCGACGAACTGGCGAAGCGCCGCGAACCCGAAGCCGCCCGGCACCTGATCACGACCTGCCGCCGCTTCGCCGCCTTCGACCAGCAGCAGCCGGCCCCGGAGGTCGTGGCCGCCCTCGACGCCCTTGCCCGGATCGGCCCGCCCTCGGCCGCCGTCCCGCTGATCGACCTGATCCGGCGCGGTCTGTTCGGTCCGGCCTCGACCGCCGCGGCGCTGGACTGCTTCGGCGCCTTGCGCTGCCGTCCCGCCGCCGACCTGATCCGGCCGAACCTTGAGCACCCGCATCCCCGGGTGCGCCAGTCCGCCTGCGGCCTCGCCGCCGCCCTGGACCGCCGCGACGATGCATCGCTCCTGGCACCCCTGCTGAACGACCCGGACCGGGGCGTCGCCAAGGCCGCCCGGCTGGCGCTGGGCGAACTGGGTCACGCCCCGGCGCGGGAACCGCTCGAGGAGCTTCTCGACCGCGCCACGCCGATCGATATCCCGCGGGTCGCCCGCGCCCTGGTCGCCGTCGCCGACGACGACACGCCGGTCAAGCTGGCCCGCGCCGCCGACCGCTGCGACGAGGAGGGGCGGTGCGCCATCGTCGCGGCCTTGGGCGCCATGGAGCAGCCCGGCGCCGTCACGCAGCTGATCCGCCTGTCCCGCGACACCCGCCCGGCGGTCCGCCTCGCCGTGATCGAGGCGCTGTCGAACCATGAGGACAAGCGCATCCCGGCGGCGCTGGGAACCCTGTCGCACGACGCCGATCCGGCCGTCCGCGACGCCGCCGAAGCGGCGCTGCGCTCGTTCGACGCTTCGCCCGACTGGTAA